Below is a window of Calditrichota bacterium DNA.
CGTTTTTTGGAGTCTCCGCCCGCCGGGAGCACAGGTCCTCTACGCCTCTGCAGTTCTTCCACCACGGATAACACGGATACCCAACCCATCCCGGGCTTTCAATGTAGGAAGCCGAATGTCGATCCGTGGCCCTCTCCCCGTATCTGTCGCTGCATCTCTCAGAAAACCATCCTTTTGAATTGGAGCCTGCCTGGGCTGCCAAAGTTCAACAAGTATCCAACATGGCAACCCGTGGCCTTGAGATAGTGCAGCAACTGCGCCTCATGAGCGGGACTGAGAGACTCACACGCCTTGATCTCTACGATGATCCTTCCCTCCACCACTATATCCGCATAGTAGTCTCCCACCACCACGCCGTCGTAACGGACGTCGATTCTCTTCTGCTGCTCGGCCGTGAGACCGACCTTGCGAAGTTCGTGCACCAGTGCGTTTTCGTACACCTTTTCCAAAAAGCCATTGCCGAGAGCATTGTACACCCGAAAGGCACAGCCCAACACGCTCTCAGACAATTCCCTTTCCAGAAAAGTGGCCTCCTGCATCCCGGGTCCCAGTCGATTCTCCAGGCGGTCCGTGGAGATCCGTGCTTATCTGTGGTTCCTTCTTGCGGTTCGGGCGGCGACACCTTGGGCTATGGCCGGTGCACGGAAAAATCCACCGCTAGCGACAGCGCCACCTGGCCCGCGACCTCGCTCACCCTCTTCCCCTCCCCATGCCCGGCATTGCGCCTGTGCCGCCACTGGAACCCACCCTCGAGCAGGACATTAGGCCGTGGCTGGAACCGGGCCGCCACACCAACTTCCGCGGTCTTTTCCACCACGCCCCACGGAAAGCGCCAATGGTGCGGAAACTCCCGCAATCGGTACGGGTCCTGCACGATATCCAGCTCCCCCCGCCGCTCATAAGCCAGCCAGGCCCGAGCCGTCACGTAACGCAGCGGGAACCCGGTCCACGACGCCTCGTGCCGGTCCATGTCGCTCCCCGCCCTGAAACCTAAGGGCAAGCCGCGCGCCACATAGTTGATGTGCGGCGTCTGATGGCGGTAGGTCCACGTGGAAATGCGAACGTAATCGTAGCGCGCCACGCCTGCTGTGGGCCCCAGCACATAGGAGGCGCCGGCGCGCACCCCGGTCGCGTCCGGAATCGGTTCGCGGTCCAACTGCACGTCGTCGATCATCAGAAAAGCCCAGGTGCGCAGGCGCCTCACCGGGAACCATTCGACCCAGCCGGTCAAGAACCAGTTATCGCGGTTCTTGCTCAGCTCGTTGGTGCGCGCGTTGCGCTCGTACTCTTGGTACATCATGAAGGGATTGGCGTAGGCGATGCTCAGTGGCCGGTCCACT
It encodes the following:
- a CDS encoding GxxExxY protein, encoding MQEATFLERELSESVLGCAFRVYNALGNGFLEKVYENALVHELRKVGLTAEQQKRIDVRYDGVVVGDYYADIVVEGRIIVEIKACESLSPAHEAQLLHYLKATGCHVGYLLNFGSPGRLQFKRMVF